From a region of the Candidatus Brocadia sp. genome:
- a CDS encoding cytochrome b N-terminal domain-containing protein, whose protein sequence is MKEESGERWKNTGKIYETAKNTMIHKPTENIWTKYKALLKEKGCFGMLKEVTVNSQVWKSVFRHTFADTPKNRMLKVVSNVFMHLHPAKVKRHAPQLKFTWCMGGISFFLFLVLTFTGVLLMFYYRPTVHDAYWDIKDLEYQVPFGAILRNLHRWSAHLMVITVWFHMFRVFATGSYKPPREFNWCVGVVLLVLTLLLSFTGYLLTWDQLGFWAVTVGTNMARSTPLIGHEGPFGEQLGMTAHNDVRFALLGGSLVGGNALLRAYVWHCIGLPLIISIFMMVHFWRIRKDGGISGPL, encoded by the coding sequence GTGAAAGAGGAAAGCGGGGAGCGATGGAAAAATACAGGAAAAATCTACGAAACAGCGAAGAATACCATGATACATAAACCTACGGAAAACATCTGGACAAAATACAAAGCCCTGCTGAAAGAGAAGGGGTGCTTCGGCATGCTGAAGGAAGTGACAGTTAACTCGCAGGTCTGGAAGTCTGTCTTCAGGCACACCTTTGCCGACACGCCGAAGAACCGCATGCTGAAGGTCGTTTCGAATGTCTTTATGCACCTGCATCCGGCCAAGGTAAAGAGACATGCGCCTCAATTAAAATTCACCTGGTGCATGGGTGGTATCAGTTTTTTCTTATTCCTGGTGCTCACCTTTACGGGAGTCCTCCTGATGTTTTATTACCGGCCCACCGTCCACGACGCCTATTGGGATATAAAAGACCTGGAATATCAGGTGCCCTTCGGCGCAATTTTAAGAAATCTGCACCGGTGGAGCGCACACCTGATGGTTATTACGGTATGGTTCCACATGTTTCGCGTGTTTGCGACGGGTTCTTACAAACCGCCGCGGGAATTTAACTGGTGCGTGGGCGTTGTCCTGCTGGTACTCACCCTCCTCTTAAGTTTTACCGGCTACCTGCTTACGTGGGACCAGTTGGGATTTTGGGCCGTCACGGTTGGAACGAACATGGCGCGTTCGACGCCACTGATTGGACACGAAGGGCCTTTCGGGGAGCAACTGGGTATGACGGCGCATAATGACGTACGATTTGCCCTCCTGGGCGGTTCGCTGGTAGGCGGGAACGCCCTGCTGAGGGCGTATGTATGGCATTGCATCGGGTTGCCGCTTATTATCAGTATCTTTATGATGGTGCACTTCTGGCGGATCCGCAAGGACGGCGGTATTTCAGGGCCACTGTAA
- a CDS encoding transposase yields MQDNKIFYRRNLPHYQPAYATYFTTFRLTGSLPAEVIARLKEEHRQNEKLLLKIRDEKIRKQEILDMHKRHFGNFDEMLDQAANNQNWLRDDRVAQVIIEAMHFRDKKTYNLLAYCIMPNHVHMVFTIGRRTSSPYKGKTASGAYIVTKILENLKWYTAVKANKILNRKGAFWQHESYDHVVRDGKESERIINYVLHNPVRAGLVSSRDQWKWSYERNSTHNI; encoded by the coding sequence ATGCAAGACAATAAAATATTTTATAGACGCAATCTCCCGCATTACCAACCTGCTTATGCAACGTATTTCACAACGTTCCGGTTGACGGGTTCGCTTCCGGCAGAGGTTATTGCGCGTTTGAAAGAGGAACACCGGCAAAATGAAAAATTGCTTTTGAAAATCAGGGACGAAAAGATAAGAAAGCAGGAGATACTCGACATGCACAAGCGACATTTCGGTAATTTCGATGAAATGCTTGATCAGGCTGCAAATAACCAGAATTGGTTGCGGGATGACCGTGTAGCCCAGGTGATTATTGAGGCGATGCATTTTCGTGATAAGAAGACGTATAATTTGCTCGCTTACTGCATTATGCCTAATCACGTGCATATGGTTTTTACCATAGGGCGACGAACCTCATCGCCCTACAAGGGCAAAACGGCTTCGGGCGCTTACATCGTTACAAAAATTCTGGAGAACCTAAAATGGTATACGGCCGTGAAAGCAAATAAAATACTCAACCGTAAGGGCGCATTCTGGCAGCACGAAAGTTATGACCATGTGGTGCGTGATGGAAAGGAATCGGAACGGATAATCAATTACGTTTTACATAATCCAGTCAGGGCTGGTTTGGTCTCAAGCCGGGACCAATGGAAGTGGAGTTATGAGCGTAATAGTACACATAATATCTGA
- a CDS encoding FAD-dependent oxidoreductase, translating to MDYKIVKADDHWFRENINCQYACPVNTPAMNYIERIVAGDFDASLRLNFMANLFPHILGRVCTHPCETACRRGAIDKPIAICSLKRSAADFASVKSPRKSAPGEKTEKRVAIIGSGPSGLAAANDLARKGHDVVVYEALPVAGGMLSVGIPPYRLPRETIEDAVNWIKALGVDIRLNNPIDTPDAFDALLREYSAVYLATGAHRSQMLEIPGEELEGVLHGVTFMKDTNLGLRKTVPERVAVLGGGFTAIDCARSSLRLGAKEVSVMYRRTLEEMPAGELEVRMAGQEGIQMHYLTSPVRITGGHDRRVTHIECIKNTLGEPDEKGRRRPVPVKGSNFMVPVDLIIAAIGQSPDMGFLSERCGIKINHWGMPVVDAEDFMTTRPGVFAGGDCVTGPRNVIEVIADGRKAARAIHRFLTGEERNGYTFYYKDQSPSDRMPNYESAPRQSQDALPMSKRQNLDTEVELGLSKENTSKEAGRCLLCHYNIFIDETCILCGGCIDVCPYNCISMVSREEVEIADKSGDEGAVTGDWDAVMVLDEEKCIRCGLCVKRCPVNAITMKRFAYAVE from the coding sequence GTGGACTACAAGATAGTCAAAGCCGATGACCACTGGTTCAGGGAAAATATCAATTGTCAGTACGCATGCCCTGTCAATACACCGGCCATGAATTATATCGAACGCATCGTTGCCGGAGATTTTGACGCCTCCTTACGGTTAAATTTCATGGCAAACCTCTTCCCGCATATCCTCGGCAGGGTATGCACCCATCCCTGTGAAACCGCATGCCGCCGCGGGGCTATTGATAAACCGATTGCCATCTGTTCACTGAAAAGAAGCGCCGCAGACTTTGCTTCGGTAAAATCACCGAGAAAATCCGCACCCGGGGAGAAGACGGAGAAACGAGTCGCAATCATTGGCTCGGGGCCGTCGGGTCTTGCCGCAGCAAACGATCTGGCAAGAAAGGGACACGACGTTGTCGTCTATGAAGCGCTGCCCGTCGCCGGGGGCATGCTCAGCGTGGGTATCCCGCCGTATCGGCTGCCCCGCGAAACGATAGAAGACGCCGTGAATTGGATAAAGGCGCTCGGAGTCGATATCCGTTTGAACAATCCCATCGACACTCCTGATGCATTTGACGCCTTATTAAGGGAATATAGCGCCGTATATCTTGCCACGGGCGCCCACCGGTCGCAGATGCTTGAAATCCCCGGAGAAGAGCTGGAAGGGGTCTTGCATGGCGTTACCTTCATGAAGGATACCAATCTTGGACTACGGAAAACCGTTCCTGAAAGGGTTGCGGTTCTTGGCGGTGGCTTTACCGCCATAGACTGTGCGCGTTCATCGCTGCGGCTGGGCGCAAAAGAGGTTTCTGTCATGTATCGCAGGACACTGGAAGAGATGCCGGCGGGTGAACTGGAAGTAAGGATGGCGGGACAGGAAGGCATACAGATGCACTATTTGACCTCTCCGGTAAGGATAACCGGCGGGCATGATCGAAGGGTGACGCATATCGAATGCATAAAAAACACCCTGGGAGAACCGGACGAAAAGGGGAGACGGCGCCCGGTCCCGGTGAAGGGCAGCAATTTTATGGTGCCTGTTGACCTGATAATAGCGGCCATTGGCCAATCGCCGGACATGGGCTTCCTGTCTGAGCGGTGTGGAATAAAAATCAATCATTGGGGGATGCCCGTCGTCGACGCGGAGGATTTTATGACAACCAGGCCAGGGGTATTTGCCGGCGGTGATTGTGTGACCGGACCCAGGAATGTCATTGAGGTCATCGCAGACGGACGAAAGGCGGCAAGGGCAATCCATCGGTTCTTAACGGGGGAGGAGAGAAATGGCTATACCTTTTATTACAAAGATCAATCCCCTTCGGACAGGATGCCAAACTATGAATCCGCACCCAGGCAAAGCCAGGACGCCCTTCCCATGTCTAAGAGGCAAAATCTTGATACCGAGGTTGAACTGGGTCTCTCGAAAGAAAATACATCCAAAGAGGCCGGACGTTGCCTGCTCTGCCATTACAATATCTTTATTGACGAAACTTGTATCTTATGCGGCGGTTGTATTGATGTTTGTCCATATAATTGCATATCCATGGTCTCCCGTGAAGAGGTTGAAATTGCTGACAAGTCGGGGGATGAAGGCGCAGTTACCGGCGACTGGGATGCCGTGATGGTGCTTGACGAGGAAAAATGCATCAGGTGCGGGCTGTGCGTAAAGCGCTGTCCGGTAAATGCAATCACGATGAAGCGTTTTGCATATGCTGTGGAATAA
- a CDS encoding tetratricopeptide repeat protein yields the protein MKHTTQKGTIAQLAIIMIVSLVSITQGIYAASRQQLPQGQKDTGKISIQDSKNVVTDGITAGGDVIIGGSKVTNIYGFIDYQKLLEQIKELEQDLRDIPPDKVERRLEKSKKLEELRKQKQDFEQQIIRLAETFSKIEINTERLKQAQQYFTQGKFREADAILKTEELSRDQQQLLDAKARKTRELEELNKQLISNASEFLIKAQITATNFSNPRRFQDACSFYEKSIQSYPTFENTWEYAYFLQQHNQHNEAERYYQEVIKRFGSELDDPTRAATLNNLGVLQKDKNEFDDALKSYKEALEIRKKLALANPQTYLPYVATTLNNLGNLQSDKNEFDDALKSYKEALEIYRKLALANPQTYLPDVATTLNNLGNLQSDKNEFDDALKSYKEALEIRKKLALANPQTYLPYVATTLNNLGNLQSDKNEFDDALKSYKEALEIYRKLALANPQTYLPDVAMTLINLSILYQKSRPDKEVSVQFAMEALTIVIPFLEKAPYTQQYALRALQVLRNWGVDIEKILAEEDK from the coding sequence ATGAAACACACCACACAAAAAGGCACGATTGCTCAACTGGCAATTATCATGATTGTGTCCCTTGTATCCATCACCCAGGGCATCTATGCAGCATCAAGGCAGCAACTGCCACAAGGTCAGAAAGACACAGGGAAAATATCGATACAGGACAGCAAGAATGTTGTTACAGACGGTATTACTGCCGGAGGTGACGTAATTATCGGAGGCAGCAAGGTCACGAATATTTATGGATTTATTGACTACCAGAAATTGCTTGAGCAAATAAAGGAGTTAGAGCAGGATTTAAGGGATATTCCGCCTGATAAAGTGGAAAGACGCCTTGAAAAAAGCAAGAAATTAGAGGAACTCCGCAAACAGAAACAGGATTTTGAACAACAAATAATACGTCTGGCGGAGACATTCAGCAAAATCGAAATTAATACCGAACGCCTCAAACAAGCGCAACAGTACTTCACCCAGGGAAAATTCCGTGAGGCGGATGCCATCCTGAAGACAGAGGAACTCAGCCGCGATCAGCAACAACTTCTGGACGCAAAGGCACGCAAAACCCGTGAACTGGAAGAACTCAACAAACAACTCATCAGTAACGCAAGTGAATTCCTGATCAAGGCGCAAATTACGGCAACAAACTTCAGCAACCCCCGTCGCTTTCAGGATGCCTGCAGCTTTTATGAAAAATCTATACAAAGCTATCCAACGTTTGAGAATACATGGGAATATGCCTATTTTCTCCAACAGCATAATCAACACAACGAAGCCGAACGTTATTATCAGGAGGTGATAAAAAGATTTGGAAGCGAATTAGATGACCCAACACGTGCCGCAACGCTCAACAATCTGGGTGTTTTACAAAAGGATAAGAACGAGTTTGACGATGCACTGAAGTCCTACAAGGAGGCTCTGGAGATTAGAAAGAAATTAGCACTGGCAAACCCTCAGACCTACTTACCCTATGTCGCAACAACGCTCAACAATCTGGGTAACTTGCAATCCGATAAGAACGAGTTTGACGATGCACTGAAGTCCTACAAGGAGGCTCTGGAGATTTACAGGAAATTAGCACTGGCAAACCCTCAGACCTACTTACCCGATGTCGCAACAACGCTCAACAATCTGGGTAACTTGCAATCCGATAAGAACGAGTTTGACGATGCACTGAAGTCCTACAAGGAGGCTCTGGAGATTAGAAAGAAATTAGCACTGGCAAACCCTCAGACCTACTTACCCTATGTCGCAACAACGCTCAACAATCTGGGTAACTTGCAATCCGATAAGAACGAGTTTGACGATGCACTGAAGTCCTACAAGGAGGCTCTGGAGATTTACAGGAAATTAGCACTGGCAAACCCTCAGACCTACTTACCCGATGTCGCCATGACTCTCATTAATCTGAGCATTCTTTATCAGAAAAGCCGCCCTGATAAAGAGGTATCAGTCCAATTTGCGATGGAGGCGTTAACAATAGTAATTCCATTTCTTGAAAAAGCGCCTTATACCCAGCAATATGCACTACGTGCGTTGCAAGTACTTCGGAATTGGGGGGTGGATATTGAAAAAATATTGGCAGAGGAGGATAAATAA
- a CDS encoding type II toxin-antitoxin system HicA family toxin: MPKISPIPAGRLRKVFEKAGFKCARIEGDHFVYTKPGVTRPVVIPDWKEVPVFIIKNNMRTAGITREEYFSLLEEV; encoded by the coding sequence ATGCCAAAAATATCTCCAATTCCTGCGGGCAGGTTACGAAAAGTCTTTGAAAAAGCAGGATTCAAATGCGCAAGAATCGAAGGAGATCATTTTGTATATACAAAACCAGGAGTTACAAGGCCAGTAGTAATACCTGATTGGAAGGAAGTGCCCGTTTTTATTATCAAAAACAATATGAGAACGGCAGGCATTACGAGAGAAGAATATTTTTCCCTGTTGGAAGAAGTATAA
- a CDS encoding cytochrome C has protein sequence MDNNTETSKDKGRYRALTFIKGTTLAKEKDADVSKDEIPTWPYLIRKEFLAAIMCTIILIVWSILLDAPLEELSDPTMTPNPAKAPWYFLGLQEMLVYFDPWIAGVAIPMLIIIGLMAIPYIDFNPKGNGYYTFRERKFAMLTFCFGFHFLWIALIIVGVFMRGPGWLWFWPWQEWDPHRIVAETNYDLTSFLGVNSKSFPGFVIGCAVVTGYFFMGMALPYRFMKARKSVVLEKLGMIRYALTSFLFLSMLALPIKVCLRLVFHVKYIWVTPWFNI, from the coding sequence ATGGATAACAACACGGAAACATCAAAAGACAAGGGCAGATACCGGGCATTGACCTTTATTAAGGGCACTACCCTCGCCAAGGAAAAGGACGCAGACGTATCCAAAGATGAAATACCCACGTGGCCGTACCTCATAAGAAAAGAGTTTCTGGCGGCAATCATGTGCACCATCATCCTCATTGTCTGGTCTATCCTCCTCGATGCGCCGCTGGAGGAACTTTCTGACCCTACCATGACCCCGAATCCGGCAAAGGCGCCGTGGTATTTCCTGGGGCTTCAGGAGATGCTGGTCTATTTTGATCCCTGGATTGCGGGAGTCGCTATCCCTATGCTGATCATTATTGGCCTTATGGCCATTCCGTATATCGATTTTAACCCAAAAGGCAACGGCTATTACACCTTCAGGGAACGGAAGTTTGCCATGCTTACCTTTTGCTTTGGATTTCATTTCCTGTGGATAGCGCTCATTATCGTTGGCGTCTTCATGCGCGGACCCGGCTGGCTCTGGTTCTGGCCCTGGCAGGAATGGGACCCGCACCGGATTGTCGCCGAAACGAATTATGACCTGACCAGTTTCCTTGGTGTCAATTCCAAATCTTTTCCCGGTTTCGTGATTGGCTGCGCCGTGGTAACCGGTTATTTCTTTATGGGTATGGCGCTCCCGTACCGCTTTATGAAGGCAAGGAAAAGTGTGGTATTGGAAAAACTCGGCATGATCAGATATGCCCTGACGTCATTTCTCTTCTTATCCATGCTGGCCCTGCCCATAAAGGTATGCCTGAGGCTGGTATTCCACGTAAAATATATCTGGGTAACGCCGTGGTTTAATATATAA
- a CDS encoding nucleotidyltransferase domain-containing protein, with protein sequence MGKIKPVKKYKIQNKTKRNLADKIAREFANSVRKKLENHVKEIILFGSRARGDFTEGSDYDILIVVDKRDRQIQEIILDESAEIMDKYDALIGYIVCDEDEWEKKKKFPIGLNILKEGIEI encoded by the coding sequence ATGGGGAAAATAAAACCCGTTAAAAAGTATAAAATTCAGAACAAAACCAAAAGGAATCTGGCAGATAAAATAGCTCGAGAGTTTGCAAATAGCGTGAGAAAAAAACTGGAAAATCACGTAAAGGAAATTATTCTCTTTGGCTCACGTGCCAGAGGTGATTTTACCGAGGGTTCAGATTATGATATTTTGATAGTTGTTGACAAAAGGGATCGTCAAATTCAAGAAATAATTTTGGACGAAAGCGCTGAAATAATGGATAAATACGATGCCCTTATAGGATACATCGTTTGTGATGAGGATGAATGGGAAAAGAAAAAAAAATTTCCCATCGGCCTGAATATTTTGAAAGAGGGCATTGAAATATGA
- a CDS encoding HEPN domain-containing protein, with translation MMPQADIAVIKEMLNKSHKKLKTALTTLEHEEYDDSVSRSYYAVFHAISAALLSKGLHFSTHAQTIGAFNRNLVKTGEIPVITKTIGKLFSERQIGDYDFQRCLDAVTAKEDLEEAEKIIDACETYLAKVYKVSKNYWKE, from the coding sequence ATGATGCCTCAGGCAGACATTGCAGTTATTAAGGAAATGCTTAACAAGTCACACAAAAAATTGAAAACAGCATTAACGACCCTTGAGCATGAGGAATACGACGACTCCGTTTCGCGGTCCTATTATGCCGTCTTCCATGCTATTTCAGCAGCCTTACTGTCAAAAGGATTACACTTTTCGACTCATGCGCAAACGATTGGCGCCTTTAACAGGAACCTTGTAAAGACGGGAGAAATCCCTGTTATTACAAAAACTATTGGGAAACTGTTCTCTGAAAGACAAATAGGTGATTATGATTTTCAGAGGTGTCTTGACGCTGTTACAGCAAAAGAGGATTTGGAAGAAGCAGAAAAAATTATAGATGCATGTGAAACCTATCTGGCAAAGGTTTACAAAGTTTCAAAGAACTACTGGAAAGAATAA
- a CDS encoding c-type cytochrome: MLTSKNPRSTKEEDKSYLKIFVAVSFILVAVTAWVIVNETVDRRPWKEYQKQFYRLECEKIKENYQKELAVFESPDIQKKYGETKKNLERAWEDFKKPAIQDEYHKLSEEIRKGTVELETLKFRGIVARNEGMEKEYLYGMTQDERIKRELEELEATAKECAVRTKDLEGKISLMKARLEELKSKVDACTEEIETYTSGLEKYRAQLKAFQKTRPSLQVYQTSLEDLNVVDRCMSCHVGINKTEAVSAEQPYASHPDQKLYLGNHPPERFGCVLCHDGQASATSSVEKAHGEVEYWLTPLNEGTYAQASCIRCHKEGREVKGGDVLWRGKRLFDELGCYGCHDTAGFGEDKHRMIGPSLRHIKNKVDEAWITAWIKDPKGFRPTTLMPDFRLSEEESQAIAAYLWQHADEKGAYEEMPAFDEAQLSQGDFLFEQVGCMACHTYDKDAARGFAPNLGRIGEKMKYGYLVEWIMNPKGKEPLTRMPGFRLDREKASLVAGYLINKTGTGNAKEESITNMAWLEDKEKSRTGEALIKRYGCFGCHEIKGMEGQSKIGTELSAIGSKPVHLFDFGFLEKKVLGEAGLRHAAENVGKARQAWLQAKLHDPRQFDEGKYKKPEDRLKMPAFGLHEEEREALVVFLTGLREEKLPEKYLARLTEKERAIVEGKRLIGKYNCLGCHQVDLDRLRLAGDIEVTGMVKLEEDASVYFQLWEDNERLGHKAGETALIENEQIIERKRAAGGDIAPEIIEYHVENEGLVPEEARVFAPPLLYGEGKKVQPEWLFGFLKEPFDLRPWLDVKMPTFGLPDAEAAGLARFFAEREDEAYPFEYIAETKKEYLGAKERRSPGYLGAAKRLFESKDVNCILCHVKGETMPEGDKTGWAPDLLLAKRRLKPAWIKRWLLDPQSIQPGTKMPKFFREGEFQDYIPGTPEEQAEVMKDYLMNLLE, encoded by the coding sequence ATGTTAACCAGCAAGAATCCACGTTCCACAAAAGAAGAAGACAAATCGTACCTGAAAATCTTTGTCGCGGTCAGTTTCATCCTTGTCGCCGTCACTGCATGGGTAATCGTCAATGAGACTGTTGACAGAAGACCCTGGAAGGAATACCAGAAGCAGTTCTACCGTCTGGAGTGCGAAAAGATAAAAGAAAACTATCAGAAAGAACTGGCAGTTTTTGAGAGTCCTGACATCCAGAAGAAATACGGGGAGACGAAAAAGAACCTGGAACGGGCATGGGAAGACTTTAAAAAACCGGCCATACAGGATGAATACCACAAGCTGTCGGAAGAGATCAGGAAAGGTACGGTCGAGTTAGAGACCCTGAAATTTCGCGGGATCGTTGCCAGAAATGAAGGCATGGAGAAGGAATATCTCTACGGGATGACACAGGACGAACGCATCAAACGCGAGCTTGAGGAATTAGAGGCAACGGCGAAGGAATGTGCCGTCAGGACAAAAGACCTGGAAGGAAAAATCTCCCTGATGAAGGCGAGATTAGAGGAGCTGAAGAGCAAGGTCGATGCCTGCACAGAAGAGATTGAAACCTATACCTCTGGTTTAGAGAAATACCGGGCGCAGTTAAAGGCCTTTCAGAAGACCCGCCCCAGCCTGCAGGTGTACCAGACCTCACTGGAAGATTTAAACGTCGTTGACCGCTGTATGTCGTGTCATGTCGGCATAAATAAAACGGAAGCGGTGTCAGCAGAACAGCCGTACGCAAGCCATCCTGACCAGAAATTGTACCTGGGCAATCATCCACCGGAACGATTTGGATGCGTGCTGTGTCACGATGGACAGGCGAGCGCTACATCAAGCGTAGAGAAGGCGCACGGCGAGGTCGAATACTGGCTTACCCCGTTGAATGAGGGCACATATGCGCAGGCGTCATGCATACGGTGTCATAAAGAGGGCAGGGAGGTAAAGGGCGGCGATGTGCTATGGAGAGGCAAGCGACTGTTCGATGAACTCGGCTGTTATGGATGTCATGATACCGCTGGCTTTGGTGAAGACAAGCACCGGATGATAGGCCCGAGTCTCCGGCATATTAAGAACAAGGTGGATGAGGCGTGGATTACGGCATGGATAAAGGATCCAAAGGGGTTCAGGCCAACAACCTTGATGCCCGATTTCAGGCTTTCAGAAGAGGAATCCCAGGCCATAGCTGCCTACCTGTGGCAACACGCAGATGAAAAAGGAGCTTACGAAGAGATGCCTGCATTTGACGAAGCACAACTGTCTCAGGGTGATTTCCTGTTCGAACAGGTGGGGTGCATGGCATGCCACACCTATGACAAGGATGCAGCGCGGGGGTTTGCGCCTAATCTGGGGCGCATTGGTGAGAAGATGAAGTATGGGTATCTGGTGGAGTGGATCATGAATCCCAAAGGAAAAGAGCCGCTCACGCGCATGCCAGGCTTTCGGCTGGATCGGGAAAAGGCGAGCCTTGTCGCCGGTTATCTGATAAACAAAACTGGCACGGGCAATGCAAAAGAGGAATCCATAACGAATATGGCGTGGTTAGAGGATAAGGAGAAATCCCGCACCGGTGAGGCATTAATCAAGAGATACGGTTGCTTTGGCTGTCATGAGATAAAGGGTATGGAGGGACAAAGCAAGATAGGGACGGAGCTATCCGCAATTGGATCAAAACCAGTACACCTCTTTGATTTTGGATTTCTGGAGAAAAAGGTCTTAGGCGAGGCGGGGCTCAGGCATGCCGCAGAAAATGTGGGAAAGGCGCGACAGGCATGGTTGCAGGCAAAGCTGCATGATCCCCGGCAGTTTGACGAAGGCAAATACAAAAAACCGGAGGATCGCCTGAAGATGCCTGCGTTTGGATTACATGAGGAAGAAAGAGAGGCGCTGGTCGTTTTCTTAACCGGATTGAGGGAAGAGAAATTGCCCGAAAAATATCTTGCCCGACTGACAGAAAAAGAACGGGCAATCGTTGAAGGAAAGAGATTGATAGGAAAATACAACTGTCTCGGCTGCCATCAGGTTGATCTGGACAGACTGCGTCTTGCTGGCGATATTGAAGTGACAGGGATGGTAAAGCTGGAGGAGGATGCGTCGGTTTATTTTCAACTTTGGGAAGACAACGAGCGGTTGGGACATAAGGCCGGTGAGACGGCGCTCATAGAAAATGAGCAGATCATCGAAAGGAAAAGGGCCGCCGGTGGTGATATTGCACCCGAAATCATAGAGTATCATGTTGAAAATGAGGGGCTCGTGCCGGAAGAGGCGCGGGTATTTGCGCCTCCGTTATTGTACGGCGAAGGCAAGAAGGTGCAGCCTGAATGGTTATTCGGATTCCTGAAGGAGCCCTTTGACCTCAGACCCTGGCTGGACGTAAAGATGCCCACGTTCGGCCTGCCCGATGCGGAAGCCGCAGGCCTTGCACGGTTCTTTGCGGAAAGAGAAGACGAGGCGTATCCCTTTGAATATATCGCTGAAACGAAAAAAGAATATTTAGGGGCAAAAGAGCGCCGGTCGCCGGGCTATCTTGGTGCAGCAAAGAGACTCTTTGAATCGAAGGACGTCAACTGCATCCTGTGCCACGTAAAAGGGGAAACGATGCCGGAAGGCGATAAAACCGGCTGGGCGCCGGACCTCCTGCTTGCCAAAAGGAGACTGAAGCCGGCCTGGATAAAGCGGTGGCTCCTCGATCCACAATCGATCCAACCCGGCACAAAGATGCCCAAGTTTTTCAGAGAAGGTGAATTTCAGGATTATATCCCCGGCACACCCGAAGAACAGGCAGAGGTGATGAAGGATTATCTGATGAATTTGTTGGAATAG
- a CDS encoding nucleotidyltransferase domain-containing protein, producing MTVKTGKNIIPKIVKKIKEEYQPEKIVLFGSYAYGKPSKDSDIDLLIIKESNKRRIDRFCEVRKILRDIKGISIQPVVLTKDELNKRIKMGDDFIKGILAEGKVLHGE from the coding sequence ATGACAGTCAAAACTGGGAAAAATATAATTCCAAAAATAGTTAAAAAAATAAAAGAAGAATATCAACCAGAAAAAATCGTCCTTTTCGGCTCTTATGCATATGGTAAACCTTCAAAAGATAGTGATATTGACCTGCTCATTATTAAAGAATCGAACAAAAGAAGAATTGACAGATTTTGCGAGGTGCGAAAGATACTCAGAGATATAAAGGGTATATCCATTCAACCAGTAGTTCTTACAAAAGACGAACTCAACAAAAGAATAAAAATGGGTGACGATTTCATAAAGGGAATATTGGCTGAGGGAAAAGTTTTACATGGAGAATAA
- a CDS encoding HEPN domain-containing protein, which translates to MENNIRIRAREWFEKADHDFDAVNDILKGSGHPDVAGVLLQQGVEKYLKGYLISKGWKLVKTHDLKQLLDEAVKHNTLFDTYYNLLDMITEYYFEEKYPFGETEVTLEEIKQNLKKS; encoded by the coding sequence ATGGAGAATAATATTAGAATAAGGGCAAGAGAGTGGTTTGAAAAGGCAGACCATGATTTTGATGCCGTAAATGATATTCTAAAAGGCTCAGGACATCCCGATGTAGCAGGCGTATTACTCCAGCAGGGAGTCGAGAAATATCTTAAGGGATACCTGATAAGCAAGGGATGGAAACTTGTAAAGACACATGACCTGAAACAACTTCTTGATGAAGCAGTAAAACATAATACATTATTTGATACTTATTACAATCTCTTGGATATGATAACCGAATATTATTTTGAAGAGAAATATCCTTTTGGCGAAACGGAGGTTACATTAGAAGAAATTAAACAGAATCTCAAAAAAAGTTAA
- a CDS encoding AbrB/MazE/SpoVT family DNA-binding domain-containing protein, with the protein MLRKICAIGNSCGVSIPKEILEKFHLTVGTQVEVKVDEKAKKIIIEPAVHKTPSEIIDREFAAQVNDFIEHYKPALKVLAQK; encoded by the coding sequence ATGTTACGTAAAATATGTGCAATAGGCAACAGTTGCGGAGTTTCCATTCCAAAAGAGATATTGGAAAAATTTCATTTGACTGTAGGTACACAGGTTGAGGTAAAAGTGGATGAAAAGGCAAAGAAGATCATCATTGAGCCTGCAGTTCACAAGACGCCTTCTGAGATAATCGACAGGGAATTTGCCGCTCAGGTCAATGATTTTATAGAACATTACAAACCAGCGCTGAAAGTGCTTGCCCAAAAATAA